In Elaeis guineensis isolate ETL-2024a chromosome 1, EG11, whole genome shotgun sequence, a genomic segment contains:
- the LOC105038734 gene encoding very-long-chain 3-oxoacyl-CoA reductase 1 has product MELCACLESLRAQPPWVLLLVSLGLLSAVKFSFAALLWLYISFLRPAKNLRARYGSWAVVTGSTDGIGKAFAFQLARRGLHLVLVGRNPDKLRDVSDAIRTKHGGCRIETVVIDFAGDQAEGVGRLREVIEGLDIGLLVNSAGVSYPYARFFHEVDEELMRNLIKVNVEGVTRVTRAVLPGMLERKQGAIVNIGSGAAIVIPSDPLYAVYAATKAYIDQFSRCLYVEYKNKGIDVQCQVPLYVATKMASIRRSSFFVPSADTYARAALQSIGYEPRCTPYWPHSLLWCLLSMLPEAAIDKWRLGFCLGIRKRGQLKDAKKKEQ; this is encoded by the exons ATGGAGCTCTGCGCTTGCCTTGAGAGCCTCCGAGCCCAGCCGCCATGGGTTCTCCTCCTCGTTTCCCTCGGCCTCCTCTCCGCCGTCAAGTTCTCCTTCGCCGCCCTCCTCTGGCTCTACATCTCCTTCCTCCGCCCCGCCAAGAACCTCCGCGCCCGCTACGGTTCCTGGGCCGTCGTCaccggctccaccgacggcatcggCAAGGCCTTCGCCTTCCAGCTCGCCCGCCGCGGCCTCCACCTCGTCCTCGTGGGCCGCAACCCCGACAAGCTCCGCGACGTCTCCGATGCCATCCGAACGAAGCACGGCGGCTGCCGGATCGAAACCGTGGTGATTGACTTCGCCGGAGACCAGGCCGAGGGCGTCGGCCGCCTTCGGGAGGTCATCGAGGGGCTCGACATCGGCTTGCTGGTGAACAGCGCTGGCGTGTCGTACCCCTATGCGAGGTTCTTCCACGAGGTGGATGAGGAGTTGATGAGGAATTTGATCAAGGTGAATGTCGAGGGGGTGACCAGGGTCACCCGAGCGGTGCTGCCGGGGATGCTTGAGAGGAAGCAGGGAGCCATCGTGAACATCGGGTCGGGAGCTGCCATTGTTATCCCCTCTGATCCTCTCTATGCTGTCTATGCCGCCACCAAAGC GTACATTGATCAATTCTCAAGATGCCTCTATGTTGAGTACAAGAACAAGGGGATAGATGTGCAATGCCAG GTGCCCTTGTACGTGGCGACAAAGATGGCATCTATCAGAAGATCTTCCTTCTTCGTGCCATCAGCAGACACTTATGCTCGTGCTGCCTTACAGTCGATTGGCTATGAACCAAGATGTACACCCTACTGGCCGCATTCCCTTCTATGGTGTCTGCTTTCCATGCTGCCGGAGGCTGCTATCGACAAATGGCGCCTGGGCTTCTGCCTTGGCATCCGCAAAAGGGGACAGCTCAAGGATGCCAAAAAGAAAGAACAATAG
- the LOC109505503 gene encoding anaphase-promoting complex subunit 11-like, with product MKVKILQWHAVASWTWDAQDETCSICRMAFDGCCPDCKFPGDDCPLVWGACNHSFHLHCILKWVNSQNSQASQQQPQCPMCRRGWQFKA from the coding sequence ATGAAGGTCAAAATACTTCAATGGCATGCTGTGGCTTCTTGGACATGGGATGCTCAAGATGAAACATGCAGTATCTGTAGAATGGCATTTGATGGCTGCTGCCCTGATTGCAAATTCCCTGGTGATGACTGCCCATTGGTTTGGGGTGCATGTAACCATTCTTTCCATCTTCACTGCATACTGAAGTGGGTGAACTCACAGAACTCACAGGCATCCCAGCAACAGCCACAATGTCCCATGTGTCGCAGAGGGTGGCAATTTAAAGCATGA